The following proteins are co-located in the Microplitis demolitor isolate Queensland-Clemson2020A chromosome 5, iyMicDemo2.1a, whole genome shotgun sequence genome:
- the LOC103579507 gene encoding DNA-directed RNA polymerases I and III subunit RPAC1: MDKKTHSPRVTLEEYGIPNVSEFSNLQFTKWSLENFRKNLKINIVRQSDDKRELEFDLIGCTAALANSFRRILLSEVPSMAIDKVYMLNNTSLIQDEVLAHRLGLLPLRADPKLFEFPATTETSSAEEEEVSDQDTLRYELKIICTRNPNAPKDSRLNSDMYRNSEVYSSDIKWVPIGRQADMYPDGEKQFGMLEPDILIAKLIPGHEIHAYMHAVKGIGKDHAKFSPVATACYRLMPVIQLRKPITGQDAELLKTCFSPGVIELVKNKKKGEVEARVKDARYDSCSRNVFRHDVFKNSVRLERIPDHFIFNIESIGAMPPGYLFLEAVKVLKGKCRTFLEELDSIH, from the coding sequence atggataaaaaaactcattcaCCACGTGTTACTCTAGAAGAATACGGAATTCCAAACGTGtctgaattttcaaatttgcaATTCACAAAATGgagtttagaaaattttcgaaaaaatttaaaaataaatatcgtaAGACAATCTGATGACAAACGAGAACTGGAGTTTGATTTAATCGGTTGTACAGCAGCACTAGCCAATTCATTTCGACGAATTTTATTAAGCGAAGTTCCATCAATGGCTATTGATAAAGTCTACATGTTGAACAACACAAGTTTAATTCAAGATGAAGTGCTTGCGCATCGACTGGGACTTCTGCCGCTCAGAGCAGAtccaaaattatttgaatttcccgcAACAACTGAAACCAGTTCAGccgaagaagaagaagtaaGTGACCAGGATACTTTGAggtatgaattaaaaataatttgcacaCGAAATCCAAATGCACCGAAGGATTCACGTCTCAATAGCGACATGTACCGCAACAGCGAAGTCTACAGCAGTGACATTAAATGGGTACCAATTGGTAGACAGGCAGACATGTATCCTGATGGTGAAAAACAATTCGGAATGCTGGAGCCTGATATTTTAATTGCTAAGCTCATACCAGGTCATGAAATTCATGCTTACATGCATGCTGTCAAAGGTATTGGTAAAGATCATGCTAAATTTTCACCAGTTGCCACTGCATGCTATCGTCTGATGCCAGTAATTCAATTGAGGAAACCGATAACTGGTCAGGATGCTGAGTTACTCAAGACTTGTTTTAGCCCGGGAGTTATTGAGttggttaaaaataaaaagaaaggtGAAGTCGAGGCTCGGGTTAAGGACGCAAGGTATGACAGCTGCTCGAGAAATGTTTTCCGACatgatgtttttaaaaatagtgttAGATTGGAACGTATTCCGGAccattttatattcaatattgAGTCTATTGGCGCGATGCCGCCTGGGTATTTGTTTCTAGAAGCTGTCAAAGTGTTGAAGGGAAAGTGTCGCACCTTTTTAGAGGAACTTGATTCGAtacattaa